The genomic region ATGCTATATTTCCGAAATGGGGCATACCCCGTCCGCCTGACAAAGGTAACGCATGTTTGGGTAGGGAACGTTCGGACTTTGGCTGACGGCATCTATTTTGTAGTTTTGGAAACTATGAAACGACTTCTTCCCTTCCTCTTTCTGGGCACCACCGTCTTCGCCCAGAAAGCACCCATCAGCAACCGTACGACCTACCAGCCGCCCGTTTTTGCGGATCAGAACCGGCTTCAGAAGATCCAGGCGGCTTTTCCCATTGTCGAAAGAATGTTTCGGGAACGGGCCGAAAAGGCGCATTACCCCGGCCTGGCCTACGGCATTGTGCTCGACGGAAAACTGGTATACGCCGGGGGCATCGGTCTGGCCAATGTGGAGAAAAAAACGCCCGCCACGGCCAAATCCGTCTTTCGCATTGCGTCCATGACCAAGAGCATCACGGCCATGGCGATTCTGAAACTCCGCGACGAGGGTAAAATCAGGCTCGACGAGCCCGTGGCCACCTACGTTCCGGCCCTGAAAACGCTCACGCCGCTGACCGCCGACGCGCCGACCATTACCGTCCGGCACTGCATGACGCACGCGGCGGGCTTTCCGGAAGACAATCCCTGGGGTGACCGCCAGCTGGCCGACTCGGATGCCGAATTGGCCAAACTGATCGGCAGCGGCCTTTCGCTTTCCAACCCGCCGGGCATCACCTTTGAGTACAGCAACCTCGGCTTTGCGCTGCTCGGGCAAATTATCACGAACGTCTCGGGCAAACCCTATCAGCAATACATCACCGAAACCATTCTGAAGCCGCTGGGCATGAACGATACGCACTGGGAATACACCAAGGCCCCCGCCGACCGTCTGGCTCCCGGCTATCGCTGGCTGAACAACAGCTGGGTGTTCGAACCTTCGCTGCACGATGCCGGTTCGTGGGGCGCGATGGGCGGCCTGATGACCACCATTGAGGATTTCAGCAAATACGTGACCCTGCATCTGGACGCCTGGCCCGCCCGCAACGAGTCCGAAAAGGGACCCGTCAAACGCAGTTCGATTCGGGAAATGCAGCAGCCCTGGAATTTTGTCGCTCTGAATGCACAGGCTAGAACTGTCGGCAGCGCCCCATGCCCTTTGACGGTGGGCTACGGCTACGGCCTCAACTGGACCAAAGACTGCCGCGACCGGGTGGCCGTGGGGCATAGCGGTGGGTTGCCGGGCTTTGGTTCGCAGTGGCGCATCCTGCCTGAGTACGGCCTCGGAGTGATTTCGTTTGCCAACCTGACGTATGCCGGTACGGGGGGCGTCAACGCGGCGGTGCTGGACACGCTGATCGCGATTGGCGGCCTCAAACCCCGGCAGCTTCCCGTTTCACCCATCCTGGCCCTGCGGAAAAACCAGCTCGTCGGTCTGCTGCCCGACTGGAAAGGAGCCGAAGCGAGCGGTATTTTTGCCGAAAACTTCTTCCCGGACCAAAGCGCGGATTTGCGGAGGAAGCAGGTGCAGGAGTTGTACACCAAAGTCGGTCGCATCGTCCGCGTGAGCGAACTGGTGCCGGAAAACCAGCTTCGCGGGTATTTTCTACTGGAAGGCGAACGCGGGAAGATCAACGTTTTCTTTACGCTTACCCCGGAAAATCCGGGCCTGATCCAGCAGCTTGATTTTCAGGAAGTCCTGCAAAAGTAGCCGGAAAAACCAAGGAAGGTGGAGGGTACTCCGCCTTCCTTTTCCCCAACCGGACCGCGGGTGTATGAAAGTTACCTTTGCTGCTGTATCGCTTTATTAATATCAAAATAAGTATCTCAATATCAGGAAATTAGCCCCCTCAATATTAACTCCTTTACGGCCCCAACACCGACCAAAGTTACCACCGGCACGAAAAAAGCTGACCATGCTTCCTGTCTTCTGATTCCGTTGGCGAAAGGGCCGGTTCCCTTTTTCGCAGGGCCCGACTCGGCCTTCCCCGTTTTCGATTCGCGGCGGTTGTCGTTATCTTAGCGGTTTATTTGACAATCACCGGATGAAACCTTTTGCGTTAACCGATATCCTCCGCCCGCACATCCTCGCGCTGACGCCCTATTCGTCGGCCCGCGATGAATACACCGGCAAGGAAGGCGTCTTTCTGGACGCCAACGAAAACCCGCTCGGCTCGGCTACCGACGGCTCCTACAACCGCTACCCTGACCCGTACCAGACGGCCATCAAGGAGAAGCTGGCTCCGCTGAAAGGCGTGCGGCCCTCCCAGATTTTCCTCGGCAATGGCTCCGACGAGCCCATCGACCTGCTGGTGCGGGCCACCTGCCAGCCGGGACACGATTCGATCCTGATTCTGCCGCCGACCTACGGCATGTACGAAGTCAGTGCGGGCATCAACGATGTGCCGGTTATCAAAGTCCCGCTGACGCCGGACTACCAGATCGACGTACCCTCTGTGCTGAAGGCCGTTCAGCCGACCACCAAGCTCCTGTTTGTGTGTTCGCCGAACAACCCCACGGGCAATCTCGTCGACCGGGAGGCCATCCTGACGCTGCTTGAAAACTTCAGTGGACTGGTGGTGGTCGACGAAGCGTACATCGACTTCGCCGAGATGGAAAGCATGACGGCGCTGCTCGACCAATACCCGAATCTGGTCGTGCTTCAGACCTTTTCCAAAGCCTGGGGACTGGCGGCGCTGCGGCTGGGCATGTGCTTCGCTTCGGAAGAACTGATCCGGATTCTGAACAAAATCAAACCGCCCTACAACATCTCGGCTCCGACGCAGAAACTGGCGCTGCTGGCCCTCGGCCGCGTGGCGGAAAAAGACCGGATGGTGGCCGATGTGCTGGACCAGCGTACGGTCCTGCACGAAAAACTGCTCGCTTCGCCGCTCGTCCGCCGCGTACACCGCTCCGACGCCAACTTCCTGCTCGTGCAGTTCGACGAGCCCAAAGCGGTATTCGACTTTCTGATTGACCATCAGGTCATTGTACGGGACCGTTCGAAAGTAACGCTCTGCGAAGGGTGCCTCCGCATCACCGTCGGGACGGCCGCCGAGAACAACCGGCTTCTGGAAATGCTAAAAAAATACGCGGAAAGTGTAACAACGACGTTTTAAAAACGTCTTATCGGAAGACCCTCGCCGGTGCAGGTGGGGGTTTTTCTTATCAGGCGTGTCCTGTTCACACAATCCGTACAACCATGAAGAAACGTTTTCTCCTCGCTGCGGCGATCCTGCTCAGCGGTCTTTTCACTGCCGAACGGGCGCAGGCGCAGTTCAACAACTGGGCCGTCGGCTTCCGGCTGGGCGAACCGGCGGGCCTCAACGTCCGCAAGTACTTCGGCGAAAACCACGCATTCGACGTCAATATCGGCACCTATGGCGGGGTCTATGCCAACGTCCGGAGCTACCGGCAGGGGTATTACCGCAACGTCGGCCTGGCCATTCAGGGCCACTACCTATGGCATGGCGATGTGGGCAGTTCGCAAACCCTGCATTATTACTACGGCTTCGGCGGGCAGGTCGGCTCCCGGCGGTATTTCCCGCGCAACCTGAGCGGGCAGCGGACGGATTACGTCAACAACATCTCCCTGGGCGGCTCGGGCGTGGGCGGCGTTGAATACTTCATGCCGAACAAAACCACGTCCATCTTCCTCGAAGCCGGACTTTACGCCGAAGTCCTGCCCCAGCCGCTTTTCTTCAACGTGCAGTCGGGCATTGGGCTGCGGTTTAACCTGTAACGCCGGACTTTAAGCCCGGTCGGCCTTGTTTTTTGTTCTGGCCGTAGTAAATTCAGTAAAATTTTCGGGCTGAATCCCCATGTGTCCAGGGGCTTCAGCCCGTGAATACAAACTCGACTTATGTCCTTCAAGATATATAGCTCCTCGGCCGGTTCCGGCAAAACGTATACGCTCACCAAGGAATACCTCAAACTGGCCCTGCGCGACCGCCCGGAGGTGGAAGGCCGCAAGCCGTTTGAACCGCACCAGTTCAAGCATATTCTGGCCGTGACGTTTACCAATGCCGCCGCCAACGAAATGAAGGAGCGTATCCTGAAAGAACTCGAACGGATGGTGCGCGGCGAGGAAAAATCCCTGCTCAAAGCACTGGCCGGGGAAATCCAGCCGCCCCTGCCTGCCGACGAACTGCAAAAGCGGGCGAAAGAAGTCTTTCTGACCATCCTCCACGATTATTCGAGCTTTTCGGTGCTCACCATCGACAGCTTCGTGCAGCGCGTCGTGACGGCCTTTACCGACGACCTGGAACTGCCATACAGTTTCGAGGTCGAAATGGAAACGGACACGGTGCTGCAGACGGCCATCGAGCGACTTATCGAAAAGGTCAATACCGAAGACAACGCCGCCCTGACCGAGGTGCTGGACGAATACTACCGCGAAAATGCCAGCGAAGGCAGAAGCTGGTACAACCTCTCGGATACGCTGGTGGAGTTTTCCCGAAATCAGCTCGGCGATAAAAATTACGATTACGTCAAACTGCTGGCCGATCTGCAGCCGGAGGACTTCCGGCATCTGCGCCGCCAGCTCCGGTCGTTTACCCAGCACATCGAAAACTCCATTCAGCAGCTGGCCGCCAGCGGATACGCCCTGATTCAGGCGCACGGGATTGAACTGGGGGATTTCTTAAACGGCAAAAACGGTGGAGTTGGCGCCTACTTTGAGAAACGGGCGTTTGGCTCCGGGTTACCAGAGCCGGGAAAAACTCCCATTCAGAAGGCATTGACAGAAAACCGCTGGTATACGGGCAAGAAGCATGAGGCGATTGACGCCATTAAAGACATTCTTCGTTCGTATATCGAACAGATTGAAGACATTGTCGCAAACAACGGCGGGCAACACGTCCTGTACGAATTGCTCGAAAAACACCTCCAGAAAATCTCTCTGCTGAAACAGATCCGGCAGGAATGCGACGATTTGCTGCGCGAACAGAACCGGGTCCACATCTCGGAATTCAACCGCCTGATTCTGGAAGTGGTCGCCAATGAACCGGTGCCGTTTGTCTACGAGCGCCTGGGCGAAAAATACCACCACATTCTCATCGACGAGTTTCAGGACACCTCCCGGCTCCAGTTCATCAACCTCCTGCCGCTCAT from Tellurirhabdus rosea harbors:
- a CDS encoding serine hydrolase domain-containing protein; the encoded protein is MKRLLPFLFLGTTVFAQKAPISNRTTYQPPVFADQNRLQKIQAAFPIVERMFRERAEKAHYPGLAYGIVLDGKLVYAGGIGLANVEKKTPATAKSVFRIASMTKSITAMAILKLRDEGKIRLDEPVATYVPALKTLTPLTADAPTITVRHCMTHAAGFPEDNPWGDRQLADSDAELAKLIGSGLSLSNPPGITFEYSNLGFALLGQIITNVSGKPYQQYITETILKPLGMNDTHWEYTKAPADRLAPGYRWLNNSWVFEPSLHDAGSWGAMGGLMTTIEDFSKYVTLHLDAWPARNESEKGPVKRSSIREMQQPWNFVALNAQARTVGSAPCPLTVGYGYGLNWTKDCRDRVAVGHSGGLPGFGSQWRILPEYGLGVISFANLTYAGTGGVNAAVLDTLIAIGGLKPRQLPVSPILALRKNQLVGLLPDWKGAEASGIFAENFFPDQSADLRRKQVQELYTKVGRIVRVSELVPENQLRGYFLLEGERGKINVFFTLTPENPGLIQQLDFQEVLQK
- the hisC gene encoding histidinol-phosphate transaminase codes for the protein MKPFALTDILRPHILALTPYSSARDEYTGKEGVFLDANENPLGSATDGSYNRYPDPYQTAIKEKLAPLKGVRPSQIFLGNGSDEPIDLLVRATCQPGHDSILILPPTYGMYEVSAGINDVPVIKVPLTPDYQIDVPSVLKAVQPTTKLLFVCSPNNPTGNLVDREAILTLLENFSGLVVVDEAYIDFAEMESMTALLDQYPNLVVLQTFSKAWGLAALRLGMCFASEELIRILNKIKPPYNISAPTQKLALLALGRVAEKDRMVADVLDQRTVLHEKLLASPLVRRVHRSDANFLLVQFDEPKAVFDFLIDHQVIVRDRSKVTLCEGCLRITVGTAAENNRLLEMLKKYAESVTTTF